TTTATTTGAACGAAAAAAAGCCTTTAATTTCTGTAAAAGCTCTTTATATTTTATCAGCATTAAAAATGCTTATTAATAAAAAAGCGTAGATGCAATCTATGCTTAGTGGGGGGCTGATCTCCAAAAAACGCATGAAGGACAATTTAAACCAGATGTTACAACGATAAAAACTTTACGTTACAAAAACAAAAAGGCACAAGCAAATGCATTGTGCCAGTTTTTGTTTTTCTACAAGCTTGGACTATTGGATTATTGTTGCTGATAAGCCTGTATATTTCTTTACCATGCTAATTTAGTTAAAATATGGCACTGACATAAAATGCTAAAAATATTACTATATAAATCAAATATGTATAGATATTAATTTTTTTAATCAAATTATTAAAAATAGAATCATCCTTTTCATATTTAAAAGGAATAATTTTCATGTCATAGGAATCTCCCAAATGTTTACTAATGAAATTTATCAAACTTGGATATCTTATGTCTTTAGATGTCTGACATTTATATACAAGCCAACTTCTTATTATTGTAATAATAGCAAGAATACTCCATAATAAAATTTTAATAAATGTCATGATTACAAATTAATGAAGTTCTGAACTTTCTACTTCCTCTGGAGCATATCCTTTTAATGATTCATAATTCTTAGCATGAATTGCTGTTTTTGTTGGATCATAAGTAAACTTAGTATTTCCTCCTATAGCTTTTACCTCTGAAAATTCAAATATTGTTAATTTCGGAACAGAATAATCAGTTGAATTATCAAGGATACTCCAATTTATTGATTCATGAACAGGGCCTAATTTAGCTGTTGTAGTTAAGTTAAATTTATCATCGAGTGTAACAGAACCACCAATATATCCGACTTGAGATCCAACTTCAGCCGATGCACCATTATATAAAGCATTTGAAACTCCTTCCTCACTAATATTGGAATAAAATAAACTTGCAGCAGCACCATATGTAAGATCAAATCCTTTTCCAAAAAGGATAAATTTATCAGAACTCTCAGCTCCAACTTTTACTTCTGATTCCCATGTATATTTGGGCGGAGCTTTGTTGTAGTCTACAAGCTTAGGTAAATCTTTAGTTAAAGCAGTATATTGAAATAATTCGTGTTCTCCCTCCTTACCTTCATTATCAAAATTCCAATACTGTACTCTGGTTCTATTTTCATTCTGTAAAGTCGTAATTATTAATTTACCTGAACCAAGAGGACCAACCTCTCCAGTTAGTTTAATCAGATCATAGCTTGTAACTAAACAAAGTTCACCATTTTTATTATATTTCTTAATTTCAACTTTTTCTTCTAATCCATCAAGATCACTACACATAATTGGTTTATTCCCAG
This genomic interval from Bacteroidota bacterium contains the following:
- a CDS encoding RHS repeat-associated core domain-containing protein codes for the protein GASDYYPFGMLQVNRGYSLAEYRFGFNGKEMDNEVSGTGNQYDYGFRIYNPRIAKFLSVDPLTKSYPWYTPYQFAGNKPIMCSDLDGLEEKVEIKKYNKNGELCLVTSYDLIKLTGEVGPLGSGKLIITTLQNENRTRVQYWNFDNEGKEGEHELFQYTALTKDLPKLVDYNKAPPKYTWESEVKVGAESSDKFILFGKGFDLTYGAAASLFYSNISEEGVSNALYNGASAEVGSQVGYIGGSVTLDDKFNLTTTAKLGPVHESINWSILDNSTDYSVPKLTIFEFSEVKAIGGNTKFTYDPTKTAIHAKNYESLKGYAPEEVESSELH